The Dreissena polymorpha isolate Duluth1 chromosome 10, UMN_Dpol_1.0, whole genome shotgun sequence genome includes a region encoding these proteins:
- the LOC127848612 gene encoding tenascin-N-like isoform X1: protein MLRNIGNVACFIFVLMTSHHVTGQAHDVAQLNRRLTIIKNSVDDDILDIRLEVMELKMIVEQIVGGQRNTSDGSVIGQGMSNLNQREITDLKNKLNAHESQLNRLFNTVNEIQNENTALKNKVNQFFEENETGIKTELLKLNAGIETKFDDIVNALQMKFEETAAAMIKGYKDLKTHVKVSVVDQKNNLAQSVISEQNKLSTRLDQADANIIRLDGDVNKLEVNELVEKKERNELINNLKAELLQLNAGSEAKCDDRVNALQKRFEESTTANLAGFKYLETHTSVQMKNLTQSVISEQNKLSARMDQADVKIVKLDGGVNKLAVFSRAVEELIASLDCGDPTPDHGTVNTTKTTFRTVVQISCNHGYVLSGANIAKCNAVWSESATCNPYDCGSAAPVNGVARAPNGTTYQKQATVQCNQGYTLKGPSLIECTATGWNDSVSCVLPKDCLELRSPTSVSCVYRVRPAGTNQDIKVYCDMATDGGGWTVFQRRVNGSVDFYQNFFSYENGFGDVHGEHWHGLKYIYAMTSNVQTELRIDLMAANGSTAYEVFPNFRLSAASDYRLHVDRGRGTAGDSEGLSYNNGYRFVTYDRDDTSSKCTSLDRGGWWYTKCAYANLNGEYTTPGTKSVYRLGEGGVTYRDYTSYASLKETTMMFRRI, encoded by the exons ATGTTACGAAACATCGGAAATGTCGCCTGCTTCATCTTCGTCCTCATGACGTCACACCACGTGACCGGACAGGCGCATGACGTGGCACAGTTGAACAGAAGGCTGACGATAATCAAGAATTCCGTTGATGACGATATCCTCGACATCCGGCTCGAGGTCATGGAACTGAAGATGATTGTCGAGCAGATTGTTGGCGGTCAGAGGAACACTAGCGATGGATCCGTTATTG GCCAGGGAATGTCAAATCTTAATCAAAGGGAGATTACAGATCTGAAGAATAAGTTGAATGCACATGAAAGCCAACTGAACAGATTATTTAATACTGTCAACGaaattcaaaatgaaaatacggcacttaaaaataaagtaaaccaaTTTTTCGAGGAAAACGAAACTGGCATTAAAACTGAACTTCTAAAATTGAACGCAGGGATTGAAACAAAATTCGACGACATAGTCAATGCTCTTCAAATGAAGTTTGAAGAAACCGCAGCGGCGATGATTAAAGGTTACAAGGACCTGAAGACGCACGTGAAAGTCTCTGTGGTcgatcaaaaaaataatcttgccCAGTCAGTTATCTCCGAACAAAACAAACTGAGTACGAGGCTTGACCAGGCAGATGCGAACATCATTAGACTGGATGGTGATGTGAACAAGCTCGAAGTCAACGAATTGGTCGAGAAAAAGGAAAGAAACGAATTGATCAATAATTTAAAAGCTGAACTTCTCCAGTTGAACGCAGGCAGTGAAGCGAAATGCGACGACAGAGTCAACGCTCTTCAAAAGAGGTTTGAGGAATCCACAACGGCGAATTTGGCAGGTTTCAAATATCTGGAAACGCACACGTCCGTTCAAATGAAAAATCTTACCCAGTCGGTGATCTCCGAACAAAACAAATTGAGTGCGAGGATGGACCAGGCAGATGTGAAGATTGTAAAACTGGATGGTGGAGTGAACAAGCTGGCTGTCTTTTCGAGAGCGGTTGAAGAGCTGATAGCAAGCTTAG ATTGCGGTGACCCAACACCAGACCATGGTACAGTAAACACCACAAAAACAACGTTTAGAACTGTTGTTCAAATATCATGCAATCACGGTTACGTACTGAGCGGAGCAAACATCGCCAAATGCAACGCAGTCTGGTCTGAATCAGCCACGTGTAACCCATATG ACTGCGGTAGCGCTGCCCCAGTCAATGGTGTTGCCAGAGCTCCCAATGGCACTACCTACCAGAAGCAGGCAACTGTGCAGTGTAACCAAGGGTACACACTAAAGGGCCCATCATTGATAGAGTGCACTGCAACTGGCTGGAATGACTCTGTCTCATGTGTCTTACCAA AAGACTGCCTGGAGCTGAGAAGCCCTACAAGTGTCAGTTGCGTGTATAGAGTTCGACCTGCAGGGACGAATCAGGACATTAAAGTGTACTGTGACATGGCAACGGACGGAGGGGGTTGGACG GTGTTTCAACGTCGTGTGAATGGGTCTGTAGATTTCTACCAAAACTTCTTCTCATATGAGAATGGCTTCGGCGACGTTCACGGAGAACACTGGCATG GTTTAAAGTACATCTATGCCATGACCTCCAATGTGCAGACAGAACTACGGATCGACCTTATGGCGGCGAACGGATCCACGGCGTATGAAGTGTTTCCAAACTTCCGACTGTCTGCGGCAAGTGACTACAGGCTGCATGTGGACCGGGGACGTGGTACTGCGG gcGATTCGGAAGGGCTTTCTTACAACAATGGATATCGATTTGTGACGTATGACAGAGATGACACCAGCAGTAAATGCACAAGTCTTGATCGTGGTGGTTGGTGGTATACAAAATGTGCATACGCTAACCTAAATGGAGAATATACTACGCCTGGAACAAAGAGTGTCTATCGTTTGGGAGAAGGGGGTGTGACGTATCGTGACTATACAAGTTATGCAAGTTTGAAGGAAACAACAATGATGTTTAGAAGAATTTAA
- the LOC127848612 gene encoding angiopoietin-related protein 2-like isoform X2, translating to MLRNIGNVACFIFVLMTSHHVTGQAHDVAQLNRRLTIIKNSVDDDILDIRLEVMELKMIVEQIVGGQRNTSDGSVIGQGMSNLNQREITDLKNKLNAHESQLNRLFNTVNEIQNENTALKNKVNQFFEENETGIKTELLKLNAGIETKFDDIVNALQMKFEETAAAMIKGYKDLKTHVKVSVVDQKNNLAQSVISEQNKLSTRLDQADANIIRLDGDVNKLEVNELVEKKERNELINNLKAELLQLNAGSEAKCDDRVNALQKRFEESTTANLAGFKYLETHTSVQMKNLTQSVISEQNKLSARMDQADVKIVKLDGGVNKLAVFSRAVEELIASLDCGSAAPVNGVARAPNGTTYQKQATVQCNQGYTLKGPSLIECTATGWNDSVSCVLPKDCLELRSPTSVSCVYRVRPAGTNQDIKVYCDMATDGGGWTVFQRRVNGSVDFYQNFFSYENGFGDVHGEHWHGLKYIYAMTSNVQTELRIDLMAANGSTAYEVFPNFRLSAASDYRLHVDRGRGTAGDSEGLSYNNGYRFVTYDRDDTSSKCTSLDRGGWWYTKCAYANLNGEYTTPGTKSVYRLGEGGVTYRDYTSYASLKETTMMFRRI from the exons ATGTTACGAAACATCGGAAATGTCGCCTGCTTCATCTTCGTCCTCATGACGTCACACCACGTGACCGGACAGGCGCATGACGTGGCACAGTTGAACAGAAGGCTGACGATAATCAAGAATTCCGTTGATGACGATATCCTCGACATCCGGCTCGAGGTCATGGAACTGAAGATGATTGTCGAGCAGATTGTTGGCGGTCAGAGGAACACTAGCGATGGATCCGTTATTG GCCAGGGAATGTCAAATCTTAATCAAAGGGAGATTACAGATCTGAAGAATAAGTTGAATGCACATGAAAGCCAACTGAACAGATTATTTAATACTGTCAACGaaattcaaaatgaaaatacggcacttaaaaataaagtaaaccaaTTTTTCGAGGAAAACGAAACTGGCATTAAAACTGAACTTCTAAAATTGAACGCAGGGATTGAAACAAAATTCGACGACATAGTCAATGCTCTTCAAATGAAGTTTGAAGAAACCGCAGCGGCGATGATTAAAGGTTACAAGGACCTGAAGACGCACGTGAAAGTCTCTGTGGTcgatcaaaaaaataatcttgccCAGTCAGTTATCTCCGAACAAAACAAACTGAGTACGAGGCTTGACCAGGCAGATGCGAACATCATTAGACTGGATGGTGATGTGAACAAGCTCGAAGTCAACGAATTGGTCGAGAAAAAGGAAAGAAACGAATTGATCAATAATTTAAAAGCTGAACTTCTCCAGTTGAACGCAGGCAGTGAAGCGAAATGCGACGACAGAGTCAACGCTCTTCAAAAGAGGTTTGAGGAATCCACAACGGCGAATTTGGCAGGTTTCAAATATCTGGAAACGCACACGTCCGTTCAAATGAAAAATCTTACCCAGTCGGTGATCTCCGAACAAAACAAATTGAGTGCGAGGATGGACCAGGCAGATGTGAAGATTGTAAAACTGGATGGTGGAGTGAACAAGCTGGCTGTCTTTTCGAGAGCGGTTGAAGAGCTGATAGCAAGCTTAG ACTGCGGTAGCGCTGCCCCAGTCAATGGTGTTGCCAGAGCTCCCAATGGCACTACCTACCAGAAGCAGGCAACTGTGCAGTGTAACCAAGGGTACACACTAAAGGGCCCATCATTGATAGAGTGCACTGCAACTGGCTGGAATGACTCTGTCTCATGTGTCTTACCAA AAGACTGCCTGGAGCTGAGAAGCCCTACAAGTGTCAGTTGCGTGTATAGAGTTCGACCTGCAGGGACGAATCAGGACATTAAAGTGTACTGTGACATGGCAACGGACGGAGGGGGTTGGACG GTGTTTCAACGTCGTGTGAATGGGTCTGTAGATTTCTACCAAAACTTCTTCTCATATGAGAATGGCTTCGGCGACGTTCACGGAGAACACTGGCATG GTTTAAAGTACATCTATGCCATGACCTCCAATGTGCAGACAGAACTACGGATCGACCTTATGGCGGCGAACGGATCCACGGCGTATGAAGTGTTTCCAAACTTCCGACTGTCTGCGGCAAGTGACTACAGGCTGCATGTGGACCGGGGACGTGGTACTGCGG gcGATTCGGAAGGGCTTTCTTACAACAATGGATATCGATTTGTGACGTATGACAGAGATGACACCAGCAGTAAATGCACAAGTCTTGATCGTGGTGGTTGGTGGTATACAAAATGTGCATACGCTAACCTAAATGGAGAATATACTACGCCTGGAACAAAGAGTGTCTATCGTTTGGGAGAAGGGGGTGTGACGTATCGTGACTATACAAGTTATGCAAGTTTGAAGGAAACAACAATGATGTTTAGAAGAATTTAA
- the LOC127848612 gene encoding uncharacterized protein LOC127848612 isoform X3, with product MLRNIGNVACFIFVLMTSHHVTGQAHDVAQLNRRLTIIKNSVDDDILDIRLEVMELKMIVEQIVGGQRNTSDGSVIGQGMSNLNQREITDLKNKLNAHESQLNRLFNTVNEIQNENTALKNKVNQFFEENETGIKTELLKLNAGIETKFDDIVNALQMKFEETAAAMIKGYKDLKTHVKVSVVDQKNNLAQSVISEQNKLSTRLDQADANIIRLDGDVNKLEVNELVEKKERNELINNLKAELLQLNAGSEAKCDDRVNALQKRFEESTTANLADCGDPTPDHGTVNTTKTTFRTVVQISCNHGYVLSGANIAKCNAVWSESATCNPYDCGSAAPVNGVARAPNGTTYQKQATVQCNQGYTLKGPSLIECTATGWNDSVSCVLPKDCLELRSPTSVSCVYRVRPAGTNQDIKVYCDMATDGGGWTVFQRRVNGSVDFYQNFFSYENGFGDVHGEHWHGLKYIYAMTSNVQTELRIDLMAANGSTAYEVFPNFRLSAASDYRLHVDRGRGTAGDSEGLSYNNGYRFVTYDRDDTSSKCTSLDRGGWWYTKCAYANLNGEYTTPGTKSVYRLGEGGVTYRDYTSYASLKETTMMFRRI from the exons ATGTTACGAAACATCGGAAATGTCGCCTGCTTCATCTTCGTCCTCATGACGTCACACCACGTGACCGGACAGGCGCATGACGTGGCACAGTTGAACAGAAGGCTGACGATAATCAAGAATTCCGTTGATGACGATATCCTCGACATCCGGCTCGAGGTCATGGAACTGAAGATGATTGTCGAGCAGATTGTTGGCGGTCAGAGGAACACTAGCGATGGATCCGTTATTG GCCAGGGAATGTCAAATCTTAATCAAAGGGAGATTACAGATCTGAAGAATAAGTTGAATGCACATGAAAGCCAACTGAACAGATTATTTAATACTGTCAACGaaattcaaaatgaaaatacggcacttaaaaataaagtaaaccaaTTTTTCGAGGAAAACGAAACTGGCATTAAAACTGAACTTCTAAAATTGAACGCAGGGATTGAAACAAAATTCGACGACATAGTCAATGCTCTTCAAATGAAGTTTGAAGAAACCGCAGCGGCGATGATTAAAGGTTACAAGGACCTGAAGACGCACGTGAAAGTCTCTGTGGTcgatcaaaaaaataatcttgccCAGTCAGTTATCTCCGAACAAAACAAACTGAGTACGAGGCTTGACCAGGCAGATGCGAACATCATTAGACTGGATGGTGATGTGAACAAGCTCGAAGTCAACGAATTGGTCGAGAAAAAGGAAAGAAACGAATTGATCAATAATTTAAAAGCTGAACTTCTCCAGTTGAACGCAGGCAGTGAAGCGAAATGCGACGACAGAGTCAACGCTCTTCAAAAGAGGTTTGAGGAATCCACAACGGCGAATTTGGCAG ATTGCGGTGACCCAACACCAGACCATGGTACAGTAAACACCACAAAAACAACGTTTAGAACTGTTGTTCAAATATCATGCAATCACGGTTACGTACTGAGCGGAGCAAACATCGCCAAATGCAACGCAGTCTGGTCTGAATCAGCCACGTGTAACCCATATG ACTGCGGTAGCGCTGCCCCAGTCAATGGTGTTGCCAGAGCTCCCAATGGCACTACCTACCAGAAGCAGGCAACTGTGCAGTGTAACCAAGGGTACACACTAAAGGGCCCATCATTGATAGAGTGCACTGCAACTGGCTGGAATGACTCTGTCTCATGTGTCTTACCAA AAGACTGCCTGGAGCTGAGAAGCCCTACAAGTGTCAGTTGCGTGTATAGAGTTCGACCTGCAGGGACGAATCAGGACATTAAAGTGTACTGTGACATGGCAACGGACGGAGGGGGTTGGACG GTGTTTCAACGTCGTGTGAATGGGTCTGTAGATTTCTACCAAAACTTCTTCTCATATGAGAATGGCTTCGGCGACGTTCACGGAGAACACTGGCATG GTTTAAAGTACATCTATGCCATGACCTCCAATGTGCAGACAGAACTACGGATCGACCTTATGGCGGCGAACGGATCCACGGCGTATGAAGTGTTTCCAAACTTCCGACTGTCTGCGGCAAGTGACTACAGGCTGCATGTGGACCGGGGACGTGGTACTGCGG gcGATTCGGAAGGGCTTTCTTACAACAATGGATATCGATTTGTGACGTATGACAGAGATGACACCAGCAGTAAATGCACAAGTCTTGATCGTGGTGGTTGGTGGTATACAAAATGTGCATACGCTAACCTAAATGGAGAATATACTACGCCTGGAACAAAGAGTGTCTATCGTTTGGGAGAAGGGGGTGTGACGTATCGTGACTATACAAGTTATGCAAGTTTGAAGGAAACAACAATGATGTTTAGAAGAATTTAA